The genomic interval aaagtaaaGCCTCCATTATGAATACTACTACATAATTTAcatcacatatattttatactttcaCCAACCTGGTAATTCCGGAACCATATGTGGTCATCAACAATGGAGAAAACAAATACATGATCATGATAAGGTTTAGATTTCCTGTGTTCCTTTGGTATTCCAAATATCTGGGGAGGGGAAACCAAGAATATGTCAGTTCACGCAACTGATAACAATGTTAAtgatctttaaaaaatagtaccATAAAATCCTCAAGCTAagatatgattatattttttggataattgaTCAGAAACAACCACATCCAAGCAAGAGTtcataagttatttttcaatataacaAACCATAGCAATATCAGAGAGGCCCGCATTCAAAGAAAAACCAGTTTTTTAGGTAAATCATATAACAGTAAGCATTCATTGAAATAGTTTTGGCTAATATAACGATTGGTAACGATTGGTCAATGCTATTGtatgagtcttttttttttttaatttttttgcctttttggtATAACATGAATGAGTCTACCACATAGATCAGgatatttcatttgaaaaacatCACACAAGGAAATTTCAATACActtcaattttatatttacctTTGCATTGAGTAGAGGGAATATCAATATGTGATCCATAACAATTTGACAGAATTATTCCTTCAGAGGaaagaagcaaaacaaaaatacctgAATTATCAACTCTTTCAAAAGTTTCCAATGGGCATCTTTATCAAAATTGTCTGAGAATGTCAAAATAGGACGAGACCCTTTCAGATGGTTTCCAGTAAGCTTCAATTCCTCCATTGTGTGCACtaaaagggaaaggaaaaagaatcaCATCCGTTGCCCatcatttatcaaattttgacgCAAAAATATTAACCATATAATTGGGGATGAAATCAATTGATCTCATTGCTAATAATGGTTTATTTCCATTATACATTCACTATTAAACAAACAAATCGTTAGAAACCACAAGAGAAACATACCAGCATTAACTAAAAATTTGACAGATGGCCCATTAGGAGATTTTGCCATCCATAGATAAAGATCTTGATGTTTCCTGCACtgaaatggggaaaaaaaaagttatatctGGACATCGGAACTAAGTAAAGCAAACTAAAGTTTCATATCCATAAAGCAGTCTCGCATATCCTAATAACcagcaaataattaaaaagcaaACAGTCAGTCTTTGTAGATACCAAAACaatacatgagtaatgcaaGAATAACCATATCCACAATCAGCACGCAATAGTttaacttatattttatcaatacaattctttttataagtaatcaaaaagtttattaaaaatgcaaaagacAGAGTCTATGTACACAGAGAGTATACAAGAGGCCATTGATtacaattacaatttttttttttatcggatTGATTACAACTACAAATTAGGAACAACAAAATCTACATACCATCTATTCgaaaattacttattattattgttattatacgTCGTGTTTAGCTAAATAAACAAACAGCGACAACAGACATGGATCTAATTAGTAAACCAATTTAAAGGAAATCACCTCAAAAAAAAGACAGGAAGAGCAACTCTTTAGCTCGACCAGCTCGTTCAAAGTGGTGCCCTTACTAGCCTTCGACTCGACCTTGTTATCCTTCTTACAGTGGGGCAAGAGCGACACCATATTCAACATCAAATGCCGGTACCTGCACACAACACACACGAACAATCTAACAGTGATACCAGAAACAGTAAACGAACAAAATTCGCCATTGGGGAATGCAAAGAAACTAGATTTTCGACCTGAAATTAATGCGGCGCGAGCAAGTGACCAGAACCTTCTCCTTGTTCCTGAAACCCGTGGAAtcactttctttctttactTCTTCAGCCTTGTCTTTCCAACCCAATAGCGTCCTTTTAGGTCTCTCTTCAGCACTCATATCCTTCTTTGGCGGTGCCACCTCCGTCTCAATgtgttttctcttcttccccattgatttttcttcttatttttatcCTCTTAAGACAACTAAACATCCATAACAAGTATATTAGTTGAAATTTTCACCAAAACAATATATTTGGAAAACAATATAACAATAACATCAACACCCAGAAATAAGAAAGATCAAAAAACAAAGCTAAACGATAAGTTCAAGCCATAGTTTGGGATTCGGATTAcatagaaaagaagaaaaataaaagaagtgttTATTCATTGAGTTAAAAACTTGTATAAGGGAAAATTGCGAAAGACGATACCAAATTAGCAGCCGGACAGAGTTGAAGCGCAACGCTACGACCTGGATACAGAGGGAACGAACGAACAAACACGGCCGATAAACCCTTCTGCTGTAAGAAGGAGCCGATACGTAAACCCTAAAACGTTAGGGCCCAACAAGGCCCATGAGGCGGAGTTTTCGTTGGTTGGATTGCGTTTTGGGCTTTAGTATAATGATGCAGGCCCCTCTGGTGGTTAGTGAGGGCCCCGTGTAGGCCCAAGCAATCTTAAAGGAAAACCGAGTAAAAATGAGactttatgtatatatttttgaaattttgtatgGTAACATATTTGATAATTATCAACAAATTTCCAGAGAGGCGGTGATGGCAGACCGTTTCTTCACAAACGAACTGCCGGACTTCGTAGAAGAGACAGCAGAGAACGAAGCAGCCTCTGAAAGAACCAGCGACTCACTTTCGAAACTCCTACATCTTCCCTACAGATCACTCTCGGAGAGGTTCAAAACTTCAGCGCTAGACCTCAAAGAAGCGGTACCCACAACACTACTTGGAGGTTTCACTGAAACTGAGCGTTTGGAATTTGTGGATTTCCACGGTATTTTGGGATTTTAGGGATGCCCGCCAAGTGAAACCTTCCTCTTTTTCGGTTAAATATTCGCTTTGGGTTTGGGGTTTATGGGTCTTTTTGGGGACTCTGGAATGTCTCTTATGGAGTTCGAAAAA from Juglans regia cultivar Chandler chromosome 2, Walnut 2.0, whole genome shotgun sequence carries:
- the LOC109013429 gene encoding ribosome biogenesis protein BRX1 homolog 2-like, with the translated sequence MGKKRKHIETEVAPPKKDMSAEERPKRTLLGWKDKAEEVKKESDSTGFRNKEKVLVTCSRRINFRYRHLMLNMVSLLPHCKKDNKVESKASKGTTLNELVELKSCSSCLFFECRKHQDLYLWMAKSPNGPSVKFLVNAVHTMEELKLTGNHLKGSRPILTFSDNFDKDAHWKLLKELIIQIFGIPKEHRKSKPYHDHVFVFSIVDDHIWFRNYQISVPHNEADKVPRGGLENMTLVEVGPRFCLNPIKIFAGSFGGPTLYENPFYISPNQIRALEKRKKAGKYAKKVKAKTRRKMHELSNPLEPDEFAEMWKE